The Aquila chrysaetos chrysaetos chromosome 25, bAquChr1.4, whole genome shotgun sequence genome includes the window GAGGAGCTGGTCGCAGAGCACCTTGCCGAGGACGgcaggcgggcggcggccgggcaGCGCCCGCTCCAGCGCCCGCAGCCAGACGTAGCTGAAGTTGCCGTGGAAGGCGAGGGCCACCAGCGCTACGCGCCGCGTCTGCGCCCAGTCGGGcggctgcccccgccgccgccgccgccacagCTGCTGGGCCGCGTCGCCCGCCGCGAAGAGCCCGCCGTAGAGCAGCACGTTGCAGAGCCAGGGGAAGCGGCGCACCCCGCCGCGCAGCAGCGCCCCGGCCATCGCCCGCCGCCTCTTCCGCCCGCCTCCTCCTCGCgggcccgcccgccgccgccccggctccgccgcccTCGCCATCTCTGCGGTTCCCGTTCCCCCGCGGGGCTACCCCCGCCCTGGGGGCCGCCTCCGTCggccctgcccctgccaggGAGGACCGGCACCTCGCGGGGTGCCCCGGCCTCGGCCGCCCCCATCTCCGGTGGGCCCGCAGGTGATAGTTGGGCACCCGGGCTTCGGTTCGTGGGCTTCTTTTTCATGTGACTATGCGTTCACTCAGAAGTAGGTCACTGCGTCTCCTGGGCTTTGGTCTAAGTTGCACCATGGAGGCATGTGCAGTATTGCTGCAACAATTAAGAGGCAAGTGAAAACTAGGCACTGTTTGCTTATTATCTTTTGAATTATCGCCTTGTTGCTTGCTTACATTGAGTAGGttatggctttttctttccaatttgctgttgttttgcagTCTGGTTTCTGTTACCCCACTGAGCAGGGGCAATGCACacctgctgagcagcagcagcccatgCCGTTCCTCCGCTTTGCCCTCTGCTATTGAGTCAATTTGAGGAGAAAGCCAGAAGTGATGCATGTTTATTCAAGGGACACGTGAACACAGCTTTGGACACACAGAACCATTGCCACAAAGCGGATCTGAAGTCCACGTAGGCAGCTTGCAGCTAGGGAGGCTCGTGTCCTGCGCGGCAGCCCTTACCCACAGAAGACAACGATCGCATCCGGGAGCGCCCGGAGTTTCCCGTTGGCCCTGGCAATGGGCtcagacttgacttggggaacCATCTCCAGGCAGGAGGTGGTAGTTCACTCTCTGTCCTAACAGTAACTGGGATTAATGCGTTTGAAACGATCATGAAATCCTCCAGGAGTGACTGTAAATAGGCATGGATGGCTCGCAGATTGatatacattttaataacaAGGTAGAGCGAGCTGCCCAGTGCTTGGGAGACACACTGTGTGGGGGCCCATGAGCTGTCCTTTACCAGCGTGTCATCCGAATGCATAGACACGGCCATGCGAAAACCACAATATCAGTGATACCTGCAAGTTGTGCtattaaataatataaatggCGCTAAAAGGAAGAGGGATATGTACCGAAAAATAACTCCAGCCTGAAAGAACAGAAGTAAAGCTCTGGAAAACAGGGCTTGGCTCTCCGGGTCTGCCTGTCCGTCGAGAGCCCGCAGGCAGGAGCGtgccgcgctcccgccgcctcgccccccccccggggcacgTCCCCGTCCTCTCCGCCGCGCTCGGcccggcggggcagggcggcTTATTGCCCGAGACGGGTGTCGCTCGGGGCTCCCGCCGAGCCCGGACGAAGCCGCTCTTCGAGGCTGTGCAGCGTCCCCCCGCGGGACCCGTACGTGGAGGAAGGGTTTCGGTGCCACCGTTAACAAGCCCCTGTAGGCCGAGCTGGCGACACCGGGGTGACGGCCGAGAGGTTTGCGAAGGCTGGAGCCATGCAGAACC containing:
- the MPV17L gene encoding mpv17-like protein; the encoded protein is MARAAEPGRRRAGPRGGGGRKRRRAMAGALLRGGVRRFPWLCNVLLYGGLFAAGDAAQQLWRRRRRGQPPDWAQTRRVALVALAFHGNFSYVWLRALERALPGRRPPAVLGKVLCDQLLGAPVAVLAFYTGMSILQRKEDIFSDCKKKFWNTYKTGLMYWPFVQLSNFILVPVYLRTAYTGLCGFVWATFICFSQQSGDGTAKSALIWLQREKANADEESSEK